The Nocardioides sp. S5 genome includes a window with the following:
- a CDS encoding ABC transporter permease, whose protein sequence is MLRFIVRRLIQMAGVLLVLSVLVFVWLRSLPGGPVSALLGERGTPERREALEKALGLDQPLPVQYWRYMQRAAQGDFGVSTQVLPGEDALDIFLSRLPATIELSFFALVLAVALGIPLGYMAARRKGTPLDTATVIFSLVGVAVPVFFTAFLLKYFVAVEWNLLPVSGRQSIGLDATRVTGMFVLDGILTREWDAAWDALKHLVLPSLALATIPFAVVFRITRASVLDVVDEDYVRTAEAKGLTAQVIRGRHVLRNAMLPVVTTVGLQVGALLSGAVLTETVFSWRGVGQALYEGFSQKDYPVLQVLIMAAAAIYVFVNLLVDITYALIDPRIRTR, encoded by the coding sequence ATGCTTCGTTTCATCGTGCGCCGTCTGATCCAGATGGCGGGCGTGCTCCTGGTCCTGTCCGTGCTGGTCTTCGTCTGGCTGAGGTCGCTGCCCGGGGGACCGGTGTCGGCCCTGCTGGGAGAACGCGGCACCCCCGAGCGCCGAGAGGCGCTGGAGAAGGCCCTGGGGCTCGACCAGCCCCTGCCGGTGCAGTACTGGCGCTACATGCAGCGCGCGGCGCAGGGCGACTTCGGCGTCTCGACGCAGGTGCTGCCGGGGGAGGACGCGCTCGACATCTTCCTCTCACGCCTCCCCGCGACCATCGAGCTGTCGTTCTTCGCGCTGGTGCTGGCGGTCGCCCTCGGCATTCCCCTGGGCTACATGGCGGCCCGGCGCAAGGGGACGCCGCTCGACACGGCCACGGTGATCTTCTCGCTGGTGGGAGTGGCCGTTCCGGTGTTCTTCACGGCGTTCCTCCTGAAGTACTTCGTCGCCGTGGAGTGGAACCTGCTCCCGGTCTCCGGCCGGCAGAGCATCGGGCTCGACGCCACCAGGGTCACGGGCATGTTCGTCCTGGACGGGATCCTCACCCGGGAGTGGGATGCCGCGTGGGACGCCCTCAAGCACCTCGTGCTGCCGTCCCTGGCCCTGGCCACGATCCCGTTCGCCGTCGTCTTCCGCATCACCCGGGCGTCGGTGCTCGACGTCGTCGACGAGGACTACGTCCGCACGGCCGAGGCCAAGGGGCTCACCGCCCAGGTCATCCGCGGTCGCCACGTGCTGCGCAACGCGATGCTGCCGGTGGTGACCACTGTCGGTCTCCAGGTGGGCGCGCTGCTGTCCGGGGCGGTGCTCACCGAGACCGTGTTCTCCTGGCGCGGTGTCGGTCAGGCGCTGTACGAAGGTTTCTCGCAGAAGGACTACCCGGTGCTGCAGGTGCTGATCATGGCGGCGGCAGCCATCTACGTCTTCGTCAACCTCCTGGTGGACATCACCTACGCCCTCATCGACCCCCGGATCAGGACGAGGTGA
- a CDS encoding HAD family phosphatase: MEAVLWDMDGTLVDTEPYWVETEFAMAAKYGGAWSHEHAMNLVGNALLDSADYIRAHMGIDRTREEIVDELLDGVVARVEESVPWRPGAQELLADLVRRGVPCALVTMSWQRFVDPILAQLPAGTFASVVTGDRVEHGKPHPEPYLKAAADLGLAPEDCVAIEDSNTGATSAAAAGCTVVCVPNHVPMQEGERRVFVETLDGLDTDSLAAAADRPVKAAVTRP; this comes from the coding sequence GTGGAGGCTGTGCTCTGGGACATGGACGGGACCCTCGTCGACACCGAGCCCTACTGGGTCGAGACCGAGTTCGCGATGGCCGCGAAGTACGGCGGCGCCTGGTCGCACGAGCACGCCATGAACCTCGTCGGCAACGCGCTCCTGGACTCGGCGGACTACATCCGCGCGCACATGGGCATCGACCGCACCCGCGAGGAGATCGTCGACGAGCTCCTGGACGGTGTCGTCGCGCGGGTCGAGGAGAGCGTGCCGTGGCGTCCCGGTGCGCAGGAGCTCCTGGCGGACCTCGTGCGCCGCGGTGTGCCGTGCGCGCTGGTGACGATGTCGTGGCAGCGCTTCGTCGACCCGATCCTCGCCCAGCTGCCGGCGGGCACGTTCGCCAGCGTCGTGACCGGCGACCGGGTGGAGCACGGCAAGCCGCATCCCGAGCCCTACCTCAAGGCTGCGGCCGACCTGGGCCTGGCGCCCGAGGACTGCGTGGCCATCGAGGACTCCAACACCGGGGCGACGTCCGCGGCTGCGGCCGGCTGCACCGTCGTCTGCGTCCCCAACCACGTCCCGATGCAGGAGGGGGAGCGCAGGGTCTTCGTCGAGACGCTGGACGGCCTGGACACCGATTCCCTCGCTGCAGCGGCCGACCGACCCGTCAAGGCAGCCGTGACACGACCGTGA
- a CDS encoding ABC transporter substrate-binding protein: MTPKRTMASLTAALLAAATLASCAESERDAGDGGGGGDDGTFVFGAAGAPEMFDPFYATDGETFRVTRQMFEGLLGIEPGSAEVVPELATEWTPNEDGTEWTFTLRDDVTFHDGEPFNADAVCYNFERMFDQNEAGQVAGEYWGYVMGAFSNDAESSLYQGCEATDEFEAVITTSGPTSGFPTMLTLESLSMQSPKALEEGDANGIAAEGEGFSFPDYANNPVGTGPFTFGEYDEANGTISLDRNDDYWGDAAKVSELVFRVIPDESTRRQELEAGSINGYDLPNPVDWAALEDSGNSVEIRDAFNILYLGLNPEANPQLKDLKVRQALNHAINREQLVQTQLPEGAEVATQFMPKTVSGYNTELQAPEYDTEKAKQLLAEAGAEGMTLTFAYPTEVSRPYMPDPQKLYEALRTDLEAAGIKVDVKTASWNGGYLDNVTAGKYDAYILGWTGDYDSPYNFIGTFFGNLKENDFGTEAMPWGKQLADDLKSADAIVDDEERAAAFEEINAQIMEEYLPGLPISHSPPALVVGPGVEGVIPSPLTAEEFDTVTVSGE, encoded by the coding sequence ATGACCCCGAAGCGCACCATGGCGTCACTCACCGCGGCACTGCTCGCAGCCGCCACCCTTGCAAGCTGTGCGGAGAGCGAGCGCGACGCCGGCGACGGGGGAGGTGGTGGTGACGACGGGACGTTCGTCTTCGGAGCCGCCGGCGCCCCCGAGATGTTCGACCCCTTCTACGCCACCGACGGCGAGACCTTCCGCGTCACCCGCCAGATGTTCGAGGGCCTCCTCGGCATCGAGCCCGGCAGCGCCGAGGTGGTGCCGGAGCTCGCGACCGAGTGGACGCCCAACGAGGACGGCACCGAGTGGACGTTCACGCTTCGTGACGACGTCACCTTCCACGACGGTGAGCCGTTCAACGCCGACGCCGTCTGCTACAACTTCGAGCGGATGTTCGACCAGAACGAAGCCGGCCAGGTCGCGGGCGAGTACTGGGGCTACGTCATGGGCGCGTTCTCCAACGATGCCGAGAGCTCGCTCTACCAGGGCTGTGAGGCCACCGACGAGTTCGAGGCCGTGATCACCACCAGCGGCCCCACCTCCGGCTTCCCGACGATGCTGACCCTCGAGTCGCTGTCGATGCAGTCGCCGAAGGCGCTCGAGGAGGGTGACGCCAACGGCATCGCAGCCGAGGGCGAAGGCTTCTCGTTCCCCGACTACGCGAACAACCCCGTCGGCACCGGCCCCTTCACCTTCGGCGAGTACGACGAGGCGAACGGCACGATCAGCCTGGACCGCAACGACGACTACTGGGGCGATGCAGCCAAGGTCAGCGAGCTGGTCTTCCGGGTGATTCCTGACGAGAGCACGCGTCGCCAGGAGCTCGAGGCGGGCAGCATCAACGGCTACGACCTGCCGAACCCGGTCGACTGGGCGGCGCTGGAGGACTCGGGCAACAGCGTCGAGATCCGCGACGCGTTCAACATCCTCTACCTCGGTCTCAACCCGGAGGCGAACCCGCAGCTCAAGGACCTCAAGGTCCGTCAGGCGCTCAACCACGCGATCAACCGCGAGCAGCTGGTCCAGACGCAGCTGCCCGAGGGCGCCGAGGTGGCGACGCAGTTCATGCCGAAGACCGTCAGTGGCTACAACACCGAGCTCCAGGCTCCCGAGTACGACACGGAGAAGGCCAAGCAGCTGCTGGCAGAGGCCGGGGCCGAGGGCATGACCTTGACCTTCGCCTACCCGACCGAGGTCAGCCGGCCCTACATGCCCGACCCGCAGAAGCTCTACGAGGCGCTGCGCACCGACCTCGAGGCCGCAGGCATCAAGGTCGACGTCAAGACCGCCTCCTGGAACGGCGGCTACCTCGACAACGTGACCGCCGGCAAGTACGACGCCTACATCCTGGGCTGGACCGGTGACTACGACTCGCCCTACAACTTCATCGGCACGTTCTTCGGCAACCTGAAGGAGAACGACTTCGGCACCGAAGCCATGCCGTGGGGCAAGCAGCTCGCCGACGACCTCAAGTCGGCCGACGCGATCGTCGACGACGAGGAGCGAGCGGCGGCCTTCGAGGAGATCAACGCGCAGATCATGGAGGAGTACCTCCCCGGCCTGCCGATCAGCCACTCGCCGCCGGCCCTCGTCGTGGGCCCGGGTGTCGAGGGCGTCATCCCCAGCCCGCTGACCGCCGAGGAGTTCGACACGGTCACCGTCAGTGGTGAGTGA